The Anastrepha ludens isolate Willacy chromosome 2, idAnaLude1.1, whole genome shotgun sequence genome contains a region encoding:
- the LOC128855460 gene encoding elongin-B, with amino-acid sequence MDVFLMIRRHKTTIFTDAKENTTVAELKRMIEGILKVRPHDQKLFNQDNEMMEDENTLQDYGIQMSTAKAQSPAQLGLALRDEHGDIEPLEITPYSSPPDLPEVMKNQEAANGQEQVA; translated from the exons ATG GATGTATTCCTTATGATACGAAgacacaaaactacaatttttacTGATGCTAAGGAGAACACAACCGTCGCAGAACTGAAGCGTATGATTGAAG gCATTCTAAAGGTACGTCCACACGATCAGAAACTATTCAATCAGGACAATGAAATGATGGAGGACGAAAACACTTTGCAAGATTATGGCATTCAGATGTCTACGGCAAAGGCGCAATCTCCGGCACAGTTAGGACTAGCATTAAG AGACGAACATGGAGATATCGAGCCGCTCGAAATCACGCCATACTCATCACCACCAGATCTACCTGAAGTTATGAAAAATCAAGAGGCAGCTAATGGCCAAGAGCAGGTTGCATaa
- the LOC128855459 gene encoding esterase CG5412 codes for MSFNILCRTLIGFKKVLTMTNSTVASSSSTSTATKQNQQQLEIKDKVKVLCLHGYRQNGDALKNKLGSFRKFAGKYAEFVFLTAPHQAPPLEASGEPVPEQRSWWANKDDGTFKGTNKGGPAFGFQESLRLVEETWKTQGPFQGLLGFSQGACFVGLICGLAKKKLTTVRPDFAIIASGFISGSLVHKSAYEESITIPTLHIYGLTDDIIPKEMSKNLAAYFKQAEVLEHPGGHYFPATAQQKQTYINFFQDRLQEYLENLELQQATNATFTEAVDQQSTAVSSSSENSD; via the exons ATGTCCTTCAATATTTTGTGCCGAACATTAATTGGATTTAAAAAAGTACTAACCATGACCAACAGCACTGTTGCTTCGAGCAGCTCGACTTCAACGGCTACAAAGCAAAATCAACAACAGTTAGAAATCAAAGATAAGGTGAAAGTGTTATGTCTCCACGGCTATCGTCAGAACGGTGATGCGCTGAAAAACAAATTGGGCTCTTTCCGCAAATTTGCTGGCAAATATGCCGAGTTCGTTTTTCTGACAGCACCACACCAAGCGCCTCCACTAGAAGCAAGTGGCGAACCAGTGCCAGAACAGCGCAGCTGGTGGGCAAATAAAGACGATGGCACTTTCAAGGGCACCAACAAAGGTGGACCGGCATTTGGTTTTCAAGAAAGCTTACGCTTAGTTGAAGAAACATGGAAAACACAAGGGCCCTTCCAAGGTCTTTTAGGTTTCTCTCAAGGCGCATGCTTTGTTGGATTAATATGCGGCTTAGCCAAAAAGAAGT taACTACCGTTCGCCCTGATTTTGCCATAATCGCTTCTGGCTTCATTTCCGGAAGTTTGGTACACAAGAGCGCTTATGAGGAATCCATCACAATACCAACACTGCACATATACGGTCTTACCGATGATATCATACCAAAAGAGATGAGTAAAAATTTGGCTGCGTACTTCAAACAAGCTGAAGTATTAGAACATCCAGGGGGGCACTACTTCCCAGCGACGGCACAACAAAAGCAGACATATATCAACTTTTTCCAAGATCGATTGCAAGAGTACTTAGAAAACTTGGAGCTACAGCAAGCGACGAATGCTACATTCACCGAAGCGGTTGACCAACAAAGTACGGCCGTTAGCAGTAGCAGCGAGAACTCTGATTAG